The DNA segment GATGTCGGTGAGGGCTGTGGTGAGTCGACCCTCGGCATGGAACGTGTGGGTGACGTCCTGGAGATCGATCATCTCGTCCTGCTCCTTCGTTCACGCCTCGATCGTGGGCCGCCAGGCCGTGGTCGGTCAGGTCAGCTGCGGCAGCAACGGGTTCTTGCGGCCCGCGACGGTCTCTAGCGCTGCCCGGCCCTTCTCGATGTCGACCTCGAACTCGCCGTCCTCGACCATGTCGAGCCCGAACGCGTCCTCTCGCTTCAGCGGCTTGTCGAGCAGGTGCTCGTTGATGAACGCGAGGGTGCGGTCGACCTTCTCCGGCACGAAGAACCCGATGCCGTGGTCGCTCGTCTCCTTGACGAGCATGAGCGACAGGTAGAGCTGCAGGTTGGCGAGATGCAGCTCCTCCGCGTTCGGCTGCGCGGCGATCTCGGGGTTGTACTTGAAGAGCGCCTTGATGGCCTCCCGCTGCCCCTTGGCGCCGTTCTCGATCGTGTACTGGTAGCCCTCGAGCGCGCCGCCGAGGAAGTTCCTCGCCAGCTCGGGATCGTCCTCCAGCACCTCTTCCGTGGTGATGATCCCGTTGCCGTAGATGCCCAGGTCCTTGGCGATCCACAACGTGTTCGGCTCGACGGGCGGCTTCTGCAGCCACCACTCCGGCAGGTTCGTGATCCAGTCGATGATCATGTCGGCCTGACCGCCGACGACCTGTGCGATGCCGGCGTCCTTGATGAAGCGCCAGCTGATGTCCTTGTCGTAGTCGAGCCCGTTCTTCGCGCAGTACGCGCGCATGACCGCGTTGTTCTCGCCCGTCGCGTTGTCCGCTCCGGTGTGCCCCACGAGGTCGCGCGCACCGTTCACCTTCAGTCCCTTGCGCGCGAAGATCGCCGACGGGTGCGTGGTGGTCGTCGCCGCGACCTCGCGCAGCGGCAGGCCCTTCGCGATCGAGTCCATGACCGCGGACACGCCGGCCCAGCCGAACTGCGCCTCACCGCGCCCGATCCGTACCGCGGTGTCGCCGGACCCGAACCCGCGTTGCAGCTGCACCGCGAGCCCACGCTTCGCCCAATACCCCTTCTCGAGCGCGATGTAGAACGGCGCGGTCTGCCCCTTGGGGATCCAGTCGAGGATGAAGCTGACCTGCTTGACGCCGCCCTTCTCCTCACCCGAGCCGGCGCACGACGCCAGTCCTGCGGTGACGAGGGTCGCACCCGTGAGATGAGCGGTCGCGCGGAGGAAGTCCCGCCGCGACAGGCCGGCTCTGCGCTGTGTCACTGACATCTCACCATCTCCTTGCCCCCGTTCGTCATCCGTCCCCGGTTGTGTCCACGACCAGCACCGGAGGTCAGAACTCCGGCAGCACCTGCTCCCCGAGTAGCGCCACCGATTCGTGCGCGTGGGGGAAGTCGACGCGGAGGTCGAAGACGATGTGCCGGACCCCGACCTCGGCGAGCTTGCGCACCTCGGCGGCGCACTCCTGCGGATTGCCCGCGATGAGCAGACCGGAGAGGTCCTCGATCGTCTCGAACCTCCCCGACGGGGGACGTAGCCACGACGTGGAGCCCTCCGCGCTCTCGGCGAGCCGGGTGACCGCGTCGCGCACGGTGTGCCTTGCTGTCACCGAGTCCTCGTGGACCACGGTGATCGGCATGGTGACCACGTCGATGTCGCGGCCGTGCTCGCCGGCGAGCTTGCGCACCAGGCGCATGCGTTCGGCGAACATGTCCAGCGGCAGCCGCCCCGCGATCCAGCCCTCGCCGTACGTGAACGCCCGGCGCACCGCCGCGCGGCTCGTGCCCCCGTAGTAGATCGGCAGGTCCGCGGGGGGTGCCGGCTCGATGGTCACGGCGTCCGCCTGGAAATAGGTGCCGTCGTACGTGACGGGGCCGCCGCGCAGGCCGCGGCCGAGTACGTCCATGTACTCGGTGAACAGCTCCTTGCGGTCGGCGCCGGGAACTCCGACCGAGGCCATGTCGGCCTCGCTCACCCCCAGGCCAACGCCGAGCCGCAGGCGACCTGCGGCGAGCCGGTCGAGCGTGCCGAGGTCCTGCAGCAGCTTGACCGGGTGCCGGGTCGGGGTGAGGACCGCCGTACCCAGCCCGACGGTGCTGGTGACCGAGGCGACCGACGCGAGGGTGAGCAACGGGTCGAGGAAGCAGGTGCCACCCGCCTCGAGCAACAGCCCGTGCGGCGCTGCCGCCGTGAGCCTGTCCCGCACCCACACGCAGCTGAAGCCGTACCGCTCCGCGCTCCTGGCCAGCTCGAGGACACCGCCTACGTCGACGTCGCTGCCGAAGTGGGGCAGCAGCAGGCCGAAGGTCACCCGCGCGTCGGCGTTCCGCTCGCTGCCCGACATGCCGTCACACCGCCCCGGCCGACCGGCCCGCGTACGTGTCGAACCAGTCGCCGGCGAGCCGCAGACACTCCTCGAACGCCGCACCCTCGTGGACACCGTGGTGGGCGACGCCGGGCAGGACCACGAGGCCCTTCGGCTCGCACGCCCTGCCGTGCATCGACACCGCCTCGTCGACCGGGACGAGCGCGTCGTCCTCCGCGTGGACGACGAGCAGCGCCGTGCCGTCGGTGTACGGGAGGACGGACTCTGGCCGGAACTCGATGATGCGTTCCGCCGACTCGAGAGTGGTCTCGAAGCGCATCGCGGGGTGCCTCTCGAGCATCTCCTGCCGCCAGCGCACCGCCTCGGGGTCGCGGACGAGGATCTCGTCGGGATCGATCGGCTCGTCCTTGCCCTCGAGCACGCGCCGGACACGCCCTTCGTGCACGCGGGCGAGGAAGTCGAGCCATTCGTGGTGGCGACGCAGGGCGCGCATGTGCCGCTCACCGTCTCCCCAGCCGACGACGGACACCACCGCTGTGATCCGCGGGTCGACGCCGCCGAGGTAGACGGAGTTGGCGCCGCCTGTGCTCACGCCGAGCGCGACGAGACGCGAGTCGTCGACCTCGTCGCGGCTGGCCAGGTACGTCACCGCCGCGCGAAGGTCGTCGACCTGCTCGGTGGGCACGATCCGTCCCGGCATGCCCTCACTGCCGCCGAACCCGCGGTAGTCGGGCACCAGCACTGCGAAGCCCATGGCCGCGAGCCGCTCGCCCCACGCGGCGACCTGGTCCTTCACGCTGCCGAAGCCGAGGCAGTAGACGATGCCGGGCACCGGCTCACCGGCTGCACGACTCTCGGGCAGGTAGAGGTCGGCACCGATCGCCGCCCCACCCGTCGTGAAGAACCGGCACGTCTCCGCCATCGCCGGAATCCCTTCGCTCGTCGCGACTGCGCGTAGATGTCAGGCCCGAATCGACCTGAGCTGTGGGAGCACCTCTTCGCCGATC comes from the Streptosporangiales bacterium genome and includes:
- a CDS encoding LLM class flavin-dependent oxidoreductase gives rise to the protein MSGSERNADARVTFGLLLPHFGSDVDVGGVLELARSAERYGFSCVWVRDRLTAAAPHGLLLEAGGTCFLDPLLTLASVASVTSTVGLGTAVLTPTRHPVKLLQDLGTLDRLAAGRLRLGVGLGVSEADMASVGVPGADRKELFTEYMDVLGRGLRGGPVTYDGTYFQADAVTIEPAPPADLPIYYGGTSRAAVRRAFTYGEGWIAGRLPLDMFAERMRLVRKLAGEHGRDIDVVTMPITVVHEDSVTARHTVRDAVTRLAESAEGSTSWLRPPSGRFETIEDLSGLLIAGNPQECAAEVRKLAEVGVRHIVFDLRVDFPHAHESVALLGEQVLPEF
- a CDS encoding alpha/beta fold hydrolase; protein product: MAETCRFFTTGGAAIGADLYLPESRAAGEPVPGIVYCLGFGSVKDQVAAWGERLAAMGFAVLVPDYRGFGGSEGMPGRIVPTEQVDDLRAAVTYLASRDEVDDSRLVALGVSTGGANSVYLGGVDPRITAVVSVVGWGDGERHMRALRRHHEWLDFLARVHEGRVRRVLEGKDEPIDPDEILVRDPEAVRWRQEMLERHPAMRFETTLESAERIIEFRPESVLPYTDGTALLVVHAEDDALVPVDEAVSMHGRACEPKGLVVLPGVAHHGVHEGAAFEECLRLAGDWFDTYAGRSAGAV